Within the Pantanalinema sp. genome, the region GTGAACCTTCACGATCGCCGGCATGACGTGACTCGGGGCCAGAAGCCAGCCGAGCCGCAGGCCGGTGAGTGCATTGCTCTTTGAGAGGCTGTTGGCGACCAGGGCGTGGGGGTAGAGCTGGGCGATGGAAACGGGCGATTCGGGCGTGTAGTACAGCTCGCGGTAGACCTCGTCCGATAGCACCCACACTGGAGCGCCGGGCCGGTTCAGCAGGCCCTCGGCGAGGGCGCGCAGCTCGTGAGCGCTCCAGATCCGACCGGTAGGATTGCAGGGCGAGCTGAGAACGATCATGCGCGTATTCGGTCCCAGCGCCGCGAGGACCGTCGCGGCCGAGGGGGCGAAGCCGGTCGCGCTATCCAGCGTGACGGTCCTGCTCTTGAT harbors:
- a CDS encoding pyridoxal phosphate-dependent aminotransferase; this translates as IKSRTVTLDSATGFAPSAATVLAALGPNTRMIVLSSPCNPTGRIWSAHELRALAEGLLNRPGAPVWVLSDEVYRELYYTPESPVSIAQLYPHALVANSLSKSNALTGLRLGWLLAPSHVMPAIVKVHQFITTAASTFSQVVAGEVFRTPGMLGAHRPHYAALRETLVQHLSAAGLDFVPPEGAFYCLVRLPEPFAADSIKTAYMLLDDFNVVFTPGKAFGAEGWLRLSWVSQPAVLAEGIARLGAALLR